In Papaver somniferum cultivar HN1 chromosome 1, ASM357369v1, whole genome shotgun sequence, a genomic segment contains:
- the LOC113278279 gene encoding cryptochrome DASH, chloroplastic/mitochondrial-like, translating into MKLSIELGCLPNPFFLFIVLILGILGQHITSDFLKLEIYAHKETCCEELLVERLVKKGLQGVSLQSEGSASTSQNPTNVKLELIWGSTMYRIDDLQFSTSNLPDIYTQFRKSVESKCAIRGCFKLPPSIGPLPSTDIGKLGGWGDVPSLDQLGVIHVEARKGMYFVGGESAALGRVYEYFWKKDLLKVYKHTRNGMLGPDYSTKFSPWLAFGNVSPRFLYEEVKRYEKDRLANDSIYWVLFELIWRDYFRFISVKYGNSIFHLGGPREVEARWSQDLSLFESWRDGRTGYPLIDANMKELSTTGFMSNRGRQIVCSFLVRDMGIDWRMGAEWFETCLVDYDPCSNYGNWTYGAGVGNDPREDRYFSIPKQAQNYDPEGEYVAYWLPELRKLSKDKRNFPHEKSYIKQIVPLKFSKPNHGHKLH; encoded by the exons ATGAAGCTCTCTATAGAGCTTGGATGTCTTCCCAACCCGTTCTTCCTGTTTATTGTGTTGATCCTAGGAATTTTGGGACAACACATTACTTCGGATTTCCTAAAACTGGAG ATTTATGCCCATAAGGAAACTTGTTGTGAGGAGTTGCTTGTGGAAAGACTTGTCAAGAAAGGGTTGCAAGGAGTATCTCTACAATCAGAGGGATCCGCATCCACCAGTCAAAATCCTACAAATGTGAAGCTTGAGCTTATTTGGGGAAGTACTATGTACCGTATCGATGATCTCCAATTTAGTACGAGTAATTTACCCGACATATATACCCAATTTCGTAAG TCTGTTGAATCCAAGTGTGCAATTCGTGGTTGCTTCAAACTTCCACCGTCAATTGGGCCACTTCCCAGCACCGATATTGGCAAACTTGGGGGATGGGGAGATGTTCCTTCCCTTGACCAGCTTGGTGTCATTCATGTAGAG GCGAGAAAAGGAATGTACTTTGTTGGTGGTGAAAGTGCAGCTCTGGGCAGAGTGTATGAGTACTTTTGGAAGAAG GATTTGCTAAAGGTGTACAAGCATACAAGGAACGGTATGTTGGGTCCTGATTACTCAACAAAATTCTCTCCGTGGCTTGCTTTCGGAAACGTCTCTCCTCGTTTTCTCTATGAAGAA GTAAAGAGATATGAGAAGGATAGGCTAGCAAATGATTCAATATATTG GGTACTGTTTGAATTGATATGGAGGGACTATTTCAGATTCATTTCAGTAAAATATGGAAATTCGATCTTCCATTTAG GTGGACCGAGAGAAGTAGAGGCTAGGTGGAGCCAAGATCTCAGTCTCTTCGAATCTTGGAGAGACGGCCGTACAGG GTATCCTCTTATAGATGCAAATATGAAAGAACTGTCAACAACTGGTTTCATGTCAAACCGAGGACGACAG ATAGTTTGCTCGTTTCTTGTTAGAGATATGGGCATTGATTGGCGTATGGGTGCCGAGTGGTTTGAAACTTGCCTCGTGGATTATGACCCATGTTCAAATTATGGGAACTGGACATACGGCGCAG gtgttggtAACGATCCAAGAGAGGATCGATACTTCAGCATCCCCAAGCAA GCCCAGAATTACGACCCAGAGGGCGAGTACGTCGCATACTGGTTACCAGAGTTGCGAAAACTTTCCAAGGATAAACGGAATTTTCCACACGAGAAGTCGTATATCAAACAAATTGTACCTCTGAAGTTTAGCAAGCCAAATCATGGTCATAAGTTGCACTAA